A region from the Silene latifolia isolate original U9 population chromosome 7, ASM4854445v1, whole genome shotgun sequence genome encodes:
- the LOC141590755 gene encoding cysteine-rich receptor-like protein kinase 44, giving the protein MNNKEEQGSIGDIEFMQYDLATLKSATRDFSEENKLGEGGFGIVYKGTLENGHQLAIKRLSDTSRQGTKEFMAESRFLAKLQHKNLVSLVGFCSEGDEKLLVYEFMPNSSLDRFLFDPRKRPLLDWATRNKIIMGIARGLQYLHEDSRLTIIHRDLKPSNVLLDKDMNPNIADFGMAKLFEVEQKYGQTNRIIGTQGYMAPEYLMTGEYSDKSDVYSFGIMLLEIVSGQKNRLLNMSPRNEDLPLHAWKLWKEGRCFDIADPALYNIYSSSDVIRCIQIGLLCVQVNPEQRPAMPYVVLMLSGLIDLPLPLAPTLSSHQFSMTNSYSGDPQTDSDQPSGKTARRLWDEGRSIDLTDPALLYNNSSNNDVIRCIQIGLLCVQAIAEQRPAMTSVVLMLTGSIDLPLPLAPSTSFHQFGISNSHSSNPQTDSDQLSVKTVTWQTEPNQDLYPQPR; this is encoded by the exons ATGAACAATAAGGAAGAACAag GAAGCATCGGAGACATCGAATTCATGCAATATGATCTCGCCACACTTAAATCAGCAACAAGAGACTTCTCAGAGGAAAACAAACTTGGTGAAGGGGGTTTCGGTATTGTTTACAAG GGGACACTTGAGAATGGACATCAATTGGCCATAAAGCGGCTTTCTGACACCTCTCGGCAGGGTACCAAGGAATTCATGGCTGAATCTCGATTTCTAGCCAAACTTCAACACAAAAATCTGGTTAGCCTGGTGGGATTTTGCTCAGAGGGAGACGAAAAACTACTTGTCTATGAGTTTATGCCGAATTCTAGCCTCGACCGGTTTTTATTTG ATCCAAGAAAGCGGCCCCTGTTAGATTGGGCAACACGAAACAAAATTATAATGGGGATTGCGAGAGGTCTGCAGTATCTTCATGAAGATTCCCGGCTTACAATAATACATCGTGATCTTAAACCTAGCAATGTTTTGTTGGATAAGGATATGAACCCAAATATAGCGGACTTTGGCATGGCAAAACTTTTCGAAGTTGAGCAGAAGTACGGGCAAACCAATCGCATTATTGGAACACA AGGATACATGGCACCAGAATACCTAATGACAGGGGAATACTCGGACAAATCGGATGTCTATAGTTTTGGAATCATGCTTTTGGAGATTGTAAGTGGTCAGAAAAACAGATTATTAAACATGTCACCACGAAACGAGGATCTCCCATTACAT GCATGGAAACTATGGAAAGAGGGGCGATGCTTCGATATAGCAGACCCTGCACTTTACAACATTTATTCGAGTAGCGACGTGATAAGGTGCATTCAGATTGGATTGCTATGTGTGCAAGTAAATCCAGAGCAAAGACCTGCAATGCCATATGTTGTTTTGATGCTCTCAGGCCTTATCGACCTTCCGTTACCATTAGCACCAACGTTGTCCTCACATCAATTCAGCATGACCAATTCTTATAGCGGCGACCCACAAACTGACTCCGATCAACCTTCCGGGAAGACT GCAAGGAGACTATGGGATGAGGGGCGATCCATCGACCTAACGGATCCCGCATTACTTTACAACAATAGTTCGAACAACGACGTTATAAGGTGCATTCAGATTGGACTGCTATGTGTGCAAGCAATTGCAGAGCAAAGACCTGCAATGACTTCTGTTGTTCTAATGCTTACTGGGTCTATCGATCTTCCATTGCCATTAGCACCGTCGACGTCCTTTCATCAATTTGGGATTTCTAATTCTCATAGTAGTAACCCGCAGACCGACTCTGATCAGCTTTCCGTCAAGACTGTCACCTGGCAGACCGAACCCAACCAGGATTTATACCCTCAACCACGATGA
- the LOC141590757 gene encoding cysteine-rich receptor-like protein kinase 25 has translation MEKIVIVLAILLVYRFCLTVDAQYTYANRGCSGENFNYTSGSVYEKNLNRLFGNLTSETTSRKFYNNSIGGGSNQVYSLFQCRNDVSFDICSACVENATQRIIEVCPYYGEAVVWYYECMLRYANRYIFSISDTYPSAYAWNSNNVSDFNTFGPKLASAMNGVIKNASSTPLRFASAEANFSLFEQVYSFAQCTPDIDPSSCNSCLKRAFSEMIQCCNASIYAIVFFPSCQLRYDTTAPFIYTDLPLAPPPPPTPPVIDPASQTSNTKSTLAPGIIAAIAVSVSVGLLVLSALLWLCLFRKKPKEASSGVPSTSPRELPDGSGSIGDIEFMQYDLATLKLATRDFSAENKLGEGGFGIVYKGTLENGHQLAIKRLSDTSRQGTKEFMAESQFLAKLQHKNLVSLVGFCSEGDEKLLVYEFMPNSSLDRFLFDPRKRPLLDWATRNKIIMGIARGLQYLHEDSRLTIIHRDLKPSNVLLDKDMNPKIADFGMAKLFEVEQKFGQTNRIIGTQGYMAPEYLMTGEYSDKSDVYSFGIMLLEIVSGQKNRLLNMSPRNEDLPLHAWKLWKEGRCFDIADPALYNIYSSNDVIRCIQIGLLCVQVNAEQRPTMPYVVLMLSGLIDLPLPLAPTLSSHQFSMTNSYSVDPETDSDQPSGKTVTWRAELDQDLYPRPR, from the exons ATGGAGAAAATTGTGATTGTTTTGGCAATCCTTTTAGTGTATCGATTTTGTCTCACTGTTGATGCACAATATACATATGCAAACAGAGGTTGTTCAGGTGAAAACTTCAACTACACGTCCGGTAGTGTATATGAAAAGAATCTCAATCGCCTTTTTGGAAATCTCACCTCCGAAACAACTTCTCGCAAGTTCTATAATAATTCAATCGGTGGTGGTTCTAACCAAGTTTATAGCCTCTTTCAATGTCGAAATGATGTTAGCTTTGACATTTGTAGCGCATGTGTCGAGAATGCAACTCAGAGGATAATTGAAGTGTGCCCATACTATGGGGAAGCTGTTGTATGGTACTATGAGTGCATGTTACGATATGCAAATCGTTACATCTTCTCTATATCAGATACATATCCTTCAGCTTATGCATGGAATTCAAACAATGTATCAGACTTCAATACATTTGGTCCGAAGCTAGCTAGTGCAATGAATGGTGTCATCAAGAATGCATCCTCTACTCCGCTGAGATTCGCTTCAGCGGAAGCCAATTTTTCATTGTTCGAACAAGTTTATAGTTTTGCACAGTGCACCCCTGATATTGATCCTTCGAGTTGCAATAGTTGTCTAAAAAGGGCCTTTTCCGAAATGATTCAATGTTGTAATGCAAGTATATATGCAATAGTGTTTTTTCCAAGTTGTCAGCTGAGGTATGATACGACCGCTCCTTTTATTTATACGGATCTGCCTctggctcctcctcctcctccgacTCCTCCAGTCATTGATCCAG CTTCGCAAACAAGTAATACAAAATCAACACTGGCGCCGGGAATCATTGCAGCAATAGCGGTTAGTGTTTCCGTTGGATTGCTAGTTCTATCAGCTCTTTTGTGGCTGTGTTTGTTCCGCAAAAAGCCTAAAGAAGCGAGCAGTGGTGTACCATCGACATCACCAAGGGAGCTGCCTGATGGTTCTG GAAGCATTGGAGACATCGAATTCATGCAATATGATCTTGCCACGCTTAAATTAGCTACAAGAGACTTTTCAGCGGAAAACAAACTTGGTGAAGGAGGTTTTGGTATTGTTTACAAG GGGACACTTGAGAATGGGCATCAACTAGCCATAAAGCGGCTCTCTGATACCTCTCGACAAGGTACTAAGGAATTCATGGCCGAGTCTCAGTTTCTAGCCAAACTTCAACACAAAAATCTTGTTAGCCTTGTGGGATTTTGCTCCGAGGGAGACGAAAAACTACTTGTCTATGAGTTTATGCCTAATTCTAGCCTCGACCGGTTTTTGTTTG ATCCAAGAAAGCGGCCCCTGTTAGATTGGGCAACACGAAACAAAATTATAATGGGGATTGCGAGAGGTCTGCAGTATCTTCATGAAGATTCCCGGCTTACTATAATACATCGTGATCTTAAACCTAGCAATGTTTTGTTGGATAAGGATATGAACCCAAAGATAGCGGACTTTGGCATGGCAAAACTTTTCGAAGTTGAGCAGAAGTTCGGGCAAACCAATCGCATTATTGGAACACA AGGATACATGGCACCAGAATACCTAATGACAGGGGAATACTCGGATAAATCGGATGTCTATAGTTTTGGAATCATGCTTTTGGAGATCGTAAGTGGTCAGAAGAACAGATTATTAAACATGTCACCACGAAACGAGGATCTCCCATTACAT GCATGGAAACTATGGAAAGAGGGGCGATGCTTCGATATAGCAGACCCTGCACTTTACAACATTTATTCGAGTAACGACGTGATAAGGTGCATTCAGATTGGATTGCTATGTGTGCAAGTAAATGCAGAGCAAAGACCTACAATGCCATATGTTGTTCTGATGCTCTCGGGCCTTATCGACCTTCCATTACCATTAGCACCAACGTTGTCCTCGCATCAATTCAGCATGACCAATTCTTATAGTGTCGATCCAGAAACGGACTCCGATCAACCTTCTGGGAAAACTGTCACCTGGCGAGCCGAATTGGATCAGGACTTATACCCAAGACCAAGATGA
- the LOC141590758 gene encoding cysteine-rich receptor-like protein kinase 44: MEVMVMNANEGDVNGGVRQWWSINGVECRFGNTEGFGDTKFVQYDFSTLKSATRDFSAETRLGEGGFGTVYNGTLENGEQLAIKRLSKSTSEQGSNEFMAEASLLAKLRHRNLVKLLGFCLEGDEKLLVYEFMSNGSLDRFLFDPNKSHLLDWILRYKIIKGIARGLQYLHEDSPLTIIHRDLKPGNILLDTEMNAKIADFGLAKLFDGAQKFGSTKHICGTIGYMAPEYMTTGEYSDKSDVYSFGIMLLEILSGQNNVRFYELLQKKDLPVHAWRLWNQKRSLELTDPILHNKCSSDEVIRCVQIGLLCLQANAEERPTMAKVAVMLTSSDDLPLPSTPAMSFPQFNMPVDFALGSTPAMSFPQFNMPMAYSGDQQSDTDQFSVMSVTQDMDPTPR, encoded by the exons ATGGAGGTGATGGTGATGAATGCGAATGAAGGTGACGTAAATGGTGGTGTTCGGCAATGGTGGTCTATTAATGGTGTAGAATGTAGAT TCGGCAACACGGAAGGTTTTGGAGACACAAAATTTGTGCAATATGATTTCAGCACTCTGAAGAGTGCAACAAGAGATTTCTCGGCTGAGACGAGGCTAGGTGAAGGAGGTTTTGGTACTGTTTATAAT GGAACTCTTGAAAATGGAGAACAATTAGCCATTAAGAGGCTCTCCAAAAGCACTTCAGAACAAGGTAGCAATGAATTCATGGCCGAGGCCAGCCTTTTGGCAAAGCTTCGACATCGAAATCTTGTCAAGCTCTTGGGATTCTGCTTAGAAGGAGACGAGAAACTGCTCGTCTACGAGTTTATGTCTAATGGAAGCTTGGATAGATTCTTGTTTG ATCCCAATAAGAGTCACCTTTTGGATTGGATATTAAGGTACAAAATTATAAAAGGAATTGCTCGAGGCCTCCAATACCTTCACGAAGATTCCCCACTCACTATCATACATCGTGACCTCAAACCTGGTAACATTTTATTGGATACGGAAATGAATGCCAAGATAGCTGACTTTGGCTTAGCCAAACTCTTTGATGGTGCTCAAAAATTTGGGAGCACAAAGCACATTTGTGGAACAAT AGGATATATGGCACCAGAATACATGACGACAGGCGAATACTCAGACAAATCCGATGTCTATAGTTTTGGAATCATGCTTTTGGAGATTCTGAGTGGCCAGAACAACGTAAGATTTTACGAGTTGCTACAAAAGAAGGATCTCCCTGTTCAT GCATGGCGATTGTGGAATCAGAAACGCTCCTTAGAGTTAACAGACCCTATATTGCACAACAAGTGTTCAAGCGACGAAGTGATTAGGTGCGTTCAAATAGGATTGCTATGTCTACAAGCAAATGCAGAGGAACGACCAACAATGGCTAAAGTGGCCGTCATGCTAACTAGCTCGGATGATCTTCCATTGCCATCAACACCAGCAATGTCCTTCCCTCAATTCAACATGCCTGTGGATTTTGCATTGGGATCAACTCCGGCGATGTCCTTCCCTCAATTCAACATGCCTATGGCTTATAGTGGCGATCAACAAAGTGATACTGATCAGTTTTCTGTCATGTCTGTCACTCAAGACATGGACCCAACACCAAGATGA